The genomic segment AGGCCACCATCGAGGGAAGTATCCGGGCGCGCCTGTTGTTAGGCTGCCCAGCCAACAACAACATGCCCATCAGCAGCTCACCGAGGACCGACAAATGAAAGATTCAGCACGCGGCTTGCTGCTCGTGACGAGCGGTATCTTCGTACTCAGCTTCGATGGTCTGTTGGTGCGTCTGGCGCAGGCGGATGGCTGGAACATCGTGTTCTGGCGCGGGCTGTTGATGTTCGTGGCCCTGGGCGTGTTTTCGCTGTCTGCCAAAAGCCGGGCCAGCATCACGAAGCGTCCGCTGATCAGCGCCAGCTCGGCGCTGCTGCTGGCGTTGACTTCGATCTTTTTCGTGCTGGCGGTCATCCATACCACGATCGCCAATGTGGTGGTCGTGCTCAGCACGGCACCGTTGTTCGCCGCGCTGTTCACGCGGTTTTTCCTGCGTGAGCACGTGGGGCTGCACACCTGGGTTGCGATCGGCGTGGCGGCCTTGGGGATCATGGTGGTATTCGCCGGCGCCTTCACCCCGACGGATCTGGCCGGTAACGGCTATGCGCTGCTGTCTTCGGCTGCGGTGGGCGCCAATCTCACGCTGTTGCGCCGCCACCCGGCCATCGATCGGATGCCACTGATCGCCCTCGGTGGGTTGGCGGCTGCGCTGATTGCGTTACCCAACGCTCAGCCCTTCAGCCTGGGCGCAACGAGCTACTGGGCTTTGGCGGTGATGGGCCTGGTGCAGATGCCGCTGGCGACGCTGATGATCAATAACGCGACCCGCTATCTGCCCTCCGCTGAAGTGGCGCTCTTCTATCTACTGGAAAGCGTGCTGGGATCGCTGTGGGCCTGGTATTTTCTCGAAGAGACGCCCGGCAGCGCGACGCTCTACGGCGGAGCGCTGGTCATCGCGACGCTGGTGGTACACGCCGGCTTGACCTTGCGCCCACGCCCGCCGCTGCCAGCCTGAACGGACCAGCGAAGAAAGACAGCAGAATTATTTTTCCGCTGAGCAAGGTTTGAGCACGTCAGCACGCGCCCATCCACGCCTCACCCCGTCACGTCACACAACCCGCCCGGCACCGCCATCACCCAATCCCGCACAGCCTGAATCGTCGGGTCATCCCGACGGCTTTCCGGATACACGAGGTGAAACGGCTTGCCCGGCATCTCCGGTCCAAACGGCTGCACCAGCCGCCCTTCCTTCAGTTCACCCTCGATTAGTTGTCGGCTCATCAAGGCCACGCCTTGGGCGCCTAGGGCGGCGGAGATGGCATGGGTCTCGTCGGAGAAGACCAGTCCGGCGCTGACGTCCAACCCCGGTACGTTGGCGATTTTCTGCCATGCAGCCCAATGAATCGGGGCGGAGGCTGCGGCTTGAGCATGAAAGTGAATCAGCGAATGGTTAGGTAGCTCGGCCGCATCGTGCAAGCCAAGCAGCGGGCTGCAGGCCGGGATGAAGGTATTGTCGAACAGCTTCTCCGCCACCAATCCCGGCCAGCGACCATCGCCATAGCGAATGGCGACATCCGCCGTGACGCCATCCAGCGCAACCGGCTCATGGGAGGTATGGAAGCGCAGATCGATATCGGGATGGGAGTCGCGCAGCATGCAGACCCAGGGCACCAGCCAGCGCACCGCTATGGCCGGTGTGGTGCTGAGCGTGATCGCCTGTCGGCAGGGCTTCGCGCTGAGACGCTCGACCGCCGTGGCGATAGTATCGAACGCCGTTTCCAGCACCTGCTGCAGCTCACGCCCCTGGGCGGTCAGCTCGAGCTTTCGTGGCTTTCTTAGAAACAGCGAGACGCCGAGCGATTCTTCCAGCAAACGAATCTGGTGGCTGATCGCCGTAGCGGTAACGGACAACTCCTCGGCGGCCTGCTTGGCACTCTCGTGTCGGGCGGCGGCCTCGAAGGCACGCAATGCGGAAAGCGACGGTAATCGG from the Stutzerimonas stutzeri genome contains:
- a CDS encoding DMT family transporter gives rise to the protein MKDSARGLLLVTSGIFVLSFDGLLVRLAQADGWNIVFWRGLLMFVALGVFSLSAKSRASITKRPLISASSALLLALTSIFFVLAVIHTTIANVVVVLSTAPLFAALFTRFFLREHVGLHTWVAIGVAALGIMVVFAGAFTPTDLAGNGYALLSSAAVGANLTLLRRHPAIDRMPLIALGGLAAALIALPNAQPFSLGATSYWALAVMGLVQMPLATLMINNATRYLPSAEVALFYLLESVLGSLWAWYFLEETPGSATLYGGALVIATLVVHAGLTLRPRPPLPA
- the gcvA gene encoding transcriptional regulator GcvA, whose protein sequence is MAYRRLPSLSALRAFEAAARHESAKQAAEELSVTATAISHQIRLLEESLGVSLFLRKPRKLELTAQGRELQQVLETAFDTIATAVERLSAKPCRQAITLSTTPAIAVRWLVPWVCMLRDSHPDIDLRFHTSHEPVALDGVTADVAIRYGDGRWPGLVAEKLFDNTFIPACSPLLGLHDAAELPNHSLIHFHAQAAASAPIHWAAWQKIANVPGLDVSAGLVFSDETHAISAALGAQGVALMSRQLIEGELKEGRLVQPFGPEMPGKPFHLVYPESRRDDPTIQAVRDWVMAVPGGLCDVTG